A region from the Aeromicrobium choanae genome encodes:
- the rbfA gene encoding 30S ribosome-binding factor RbfA, whose product MTVASPRQAKKSDRIKEIVATMLERRVKDPRLGFVTITDVRMTGDGQHASIFYTVMGDDRSREDTAAALVSATGLIRSEVGKQLGVRHTPSLEFFLDSVPETAREIEDLLAKARESDARVAEAAQGAMYAGEPDPYKQHEDEDESTEQ is encoded by the coding sequence CTGACCGTGGCCAGCCCTCGTCAGGCGAAGAAGTCCGATCGCATCAAGGAGATCGTGGCGACGATGCTCGAGCGGCGGGTCAAGGACCCGCGGCTCGGCTTCGTCACCATCACCGACGTGCGGATGACCGGAGACGGTCAGCACGCGTCGATCTTCTACACCGTGATGGGCGACGACCGGTCCCGGGAGGACACCGCCGCGGCGCTGGTCAGCGCCACGGGCCTGATCCGCTCCGAGGTCGGCAAGCAGCTCGGGGTGCGGCACACGCCGTCCCTGGAGTTCTTCCTGGACTCCGTCCCCGAGACGGCTCGCGAGATCGAGGACCTGCTGGCGAAGGCCCGCGAGTCCGATGCGCGCGTCGCGGAGGCGGCCCAGGGCGCCATGTACGCCGGCGAGCCCGACCCGTACAAGCAGCACGAGGACGAGGACGAGTCCACTGAGCAGTGA
- a CDS encoding phospholipase D-like domain-containing protein, with translation MRFRSSPPRGLLRRFLIGSLLVQLGAVVSLMTATSIRKRLRGKGTEPLPRIEAEHFTIGGGNEVQVYVSGEALYDDMLAAIAGARRRILLESYIIKGDEMGRRFRRALRDAADRGVEVCVIYDGFANLVVPPSFFRFGHGVHMMRYPILPHRLAFFTPRAWGRNHRKILVVDDSIGFVGGYNIGSLYADEWRDTHVAVTGPAVWDLENAFIDFWNDVRPHESMKALSEATWDPHVRAHRNVPRQLIYPIRGMYLEAIDRATKSIEITQAYFIPDQNILQGLIDASHRGVQVRILVPKVSNHVVADFVARGYFGQLLDAGVEILRYSDHMVHAKTMTIDGEWSTIGTANIDRLSLTGNYEINLEILDDGLAAGMSRIFDRDAQSSQVLDAQAWRERPTIARLYERLLSPWRPLV, from the coding sequence ATGCGCTTCCGGTCGTCACCCCCACGCGGCCTGCTCCGCCGCTTCCTGATCGGCAGCCTCTTGGTGCAGCTCGGCGCCGTCGTCTCGCTGATGACCGCCACCTCCATCCGCAAGCGGCTGCGCGGCAAGGGCACCGAGCCGCTCCCGCGCATCGAGGCCGAGCACTTCACGATCGGCGGCGGCAACGAGGTGCAGGTGTACGTCTCGGGCGAGGCGCTGTACGACGACATGCTCGCCGCGATCGCCGGAGCGCGCCGGCGCATCCTGCTGGAGTCCTACATCATCAAGGGCGACGAGATGGGCCGTCGGTTCCGCCGGGCCCTGCGCGACGCCGCCGACCGCGGCGTCGAGGTCTGCGTGATCTACGACGGCTTCGCCAACCTCGTGGTGCCGCCGTCGTTCTTCCGGTTCGGCCACGGGGTGCACATGATGCGCTACCCGATCCTGCCGCACCGGCTGGCGTTCTTCACCCCGCGCGCCTGGGGCCGCAACCATCGCAAGATCCTCGTGGTCGACGACTCCATCGGCTTCGTCGGCGGCTACAACATCGGCAGCCTCTACGCCGACGAGTGGCGCGACACCCACGTCGCGGTCACGGGTCCGGCGGTGTGGGACCTGGAGAACGCGTTCATCGACTTCTGGAACGACGTGCGCCCGCACGAGTCGATGAAGGCCCTCTCGGAGGCCACCTGGGACCCGCACGTGCGCGCCCACCGCAACGTCCCCCGGCAGCTGATCTACCCGATCCGTGGGATGTACCTCGAGGCGATCGACCGGGCGACGAAGTCGATCGAGATCACGCAGGCGTACTTCATCCCCGACCAGAACATCCTGCAGGGGCTCATCGACGCCAGCCATCGCGGCGTGCAGGTGCGCATCCTCGTCCCGAAGGTCTCGAACCACGTCGTCGCCGACTTCGTCGCCCGCGGCTACTTCGGCCAGCTGCTCGACGCCGGGGTCGAGATCCTGCGCTACAGCGACCACATGGTGCACGCGAAGACGATGACGATCGACGGCGAGTGGTCGACCATCGGCACCGCCAACATCGACCGTCTGAGCCTCACCGGGAACTACGAGATCAACCTCGAGATCCTCGACGACGGACTCGCGGCCGGCATGAGCCGCATCTTCGACCGCGACGCCCAGAGCTCCCAGGTCCTCGACGCCCAGGCCTGGCGCGAGCGCCCCACGATCGCCCGGCTCTACGAGCGCCTCCTCAGCCCCTGGCGGCCGCTGGTGTGA
- the truB gene encoding tRNA pseudouridine(55) synthase TruB has translation MVARTRRLAGTRKVGHAGTLDPMATGVLVLGVNRATRLLGHVAGADKEYLATIALGATTVTDDAQGDETSVADASALTANDVLREIAPLTGAIEQVPSSVSAIKVDGKRAYARVRSGEEVELKARAVTVETFELTGFEPGERAIAHVRVVCSSGTYVRALARDLGRALGVGGHLTSLRRTRVGGFGLDQARTLDQLAESFDMVGLDDAARAAFPGLDLDEDQARDVRFGRALPAVALPADGPVAMFAPDGSFLALYETAGAGARPVAVFV, from the coding sequence GTGGTCGCGCGCACGCGCCGGCTCGCCGGCACGCGCAAGGTCGGTCACGCCGGCACCCTCGATCCCATGGCCACGGGCGTGCTCGTGCTCGGGGTCAATCGCGCCACCCGGCTGCTCGGCCACGTGGCCGGGGCCGACAAGGAGTACCTCGCCACCATCGCCCTGGGTGCCACGACCGTCACGGACGACGCCCAGGGTGATGAGACGTCGGTGGCGGATGCCTCGGCTCTCACCGCCAACGACGTCCTGCGCGAGATCGCACCGCTGACCGGCGCGATCGAGCAGGTGCCCTCGTCGGTCTCGGCCATCAAGGTCGACGGCAAGCGAGCGTACGCGCGTGTGCGGTCGGGCGAGGAGGTCGAGCTGAAGGCACGCGCCGTGACGGTGGAGACCTTCGAGCTGACCGGGTTCGAGCCCGGCGAGCGCGCCATCGCCCACGTGCGGGTGGTGTGCTCGAGCGGCACGTACGTGCGTGCCCTCGCGCGCGACCTCGGCCGTGCGCTGGGCGTCGGCGGCCACCTCACCAGCCTGCGCCGCACGCGCGTGGGCGGGTTCGGCCTCGACCAGGCCCGCACGCTCGACCAGCTGGCCGAGTCGTTCGACATGGTCGGACTCGACGACGCCGCTCGGGCCGCGTTCCCCGGCCTGGACCTCGACGAGGACCAGGCCCGCGACGTGCGGTTCGGCCGCGCACTCCCTGCGGTGGCCCTTCCGGCCGACGGCCCGGTGGCGATGTTCGCCCCCGACGGATCCTTCCTCGCGTTGTACGAGACGGCTGGTGCCGGTGCGCGCCCGGTCGCGGTCTTCGTCTGA